The DNA segment GTACTGGAACGGCAGCGCCTATGTGGACGTGCCGTCGCCGTCGGCCTACACGGTGGCCGCGAACCAGTACAACGCGGTCACCTTCGGGCAGATCAGCACGACCCGGCTGCGGGTCGCCCTGACGAGTGGCACCGCGTCGGTCGGCCTGCTGGAGGTGAAGGCCTTCGCCTAGAGGTGACGTCCGGGGACGCTGGTCGCCGGAACCACCACGATCGTGCCTACCGGTGCCGGACTCGGAGCGGGTGCGCCGGCACCGGAGGCGGCTTCCACGAGTGGTCGTCGCGGGGTGGGCCGCGCTGCCGAGAGCAGCGCGGCCGGTCGTACAAGGAAGGAAGAGGGGTCAGGCGGGAGAATTCGTCATCGCCAGGTGGCCGTCCGTCGCTGTCACATAGACGGTGTCGCCTGCGGAGATGTCGCCGGCCAGCAGCTGGGAGGCTAGTTCGTCGTCGAGGAGGCGCTGGATCGTGCGGCGGAGCGGGCGGGCGCCGAACTGGGGCTGGTGACCGATTCCGGCGAGCAGGTCGATCGCCTCGTCGGTGAATTCCAGGTCGACGTGCTGGGCGTGGAGGCGGGCGCGGCTCTGCTCGACCAGAAGCAGCGTGATCTGGCGGAGCTGGGTGCGGTCGAGGCCGTGGAAAAGGATGATGTCGTCGATCCGGTTGAGGAATTCGGGGCGGAAGCTCTGACCGAGAAGGGTCATCAGCTCCTCGCGCAGGTCCTCGATGGACAGGCCTCGGGTGGTCGCGTTGAGGATCCGGTCGGCGCCCAGGTTGCTCGTCATGATCACGACGGTGGTGGCGAAGCTGACCGTGCGTCCCTGGCCGTCGGTGAGCCGGCCGTCGTCCAGGAGCTGCAGCAACGTGTTGAAGACGTCCGGGTGGGCCTTCTCGATCTCGTCGAGGAGCAGCACGCTGTACGGCTTGCGACGCACCGCTTCGGTCAGCTGACCGGCCTCCTCGTAGCCGACGTAGCCGGGCGGCGCGCCGACCAGGCGGGAGACCGTGTGCCGCTCCTGGAACTCGCTCATGTCGAAACGGATCATTCGATCCTGGTCGCCGAAGAGCGCCTCGGCGAGCGCGCGGGCCAGTTCGGTCTTTCCGACGCCGGTCGGGCCGAGGAAGAGGAACGAGCCGTCCGGCCGGCCCGGATCGGACATCCCGGCTCGCGCCCGCCGGACCGCCCGGGCCACCGCGCCGACCGCCTCGTCCTGGCCGATGACCCGCTCGTGCAGGTGCGCCTCCAGCTGGAGCAGGCGATCCTTCTCCTCCTGGGAGACCCGCGAGACCGGGATGCCGGTACGGCGGGCGACCACTTCGGCGATGTCGATTCCGGTCACCTCCGGCACGATGCCGGCCTTCTCGTCCTGCGCCTGGGCCAGCTCGTTCTCGGCGATCTCCAGCGCGGCCTTGATCCGCTGCGCGCGGTCGTAGTCCTCGGCGGCGACGGCGCTGTCCCGGTCACGCCGCAGCTGTTCGATGCGCTGCGCCTCCGGCGCCGGCATGTGGGCCCGCAGCCGCACCCGTGCCCCGGCCTGGTCGATCAGGTCGATGGCCTTGTCCGGAAGGAATCGTGCCGTGATGTACCGGTCGGACAGCTCGGCCGCCGCGACCAGCGCCTCCTCGGTGATCCGGACCTGGTGGTGCGCCTCGTAGCGGTCCCGCAGTCCGCGAAGGATCGCCACGGTCTCCTCGACGTCCGGCTCGGAGACGAGGATCGGCTGGAAGCGGCGTTCCAGGGCCGGGTCCTTCTCGATGCCGGTGCGGTACTCGCCGACGGTGGTGGCGCCGACGACGTTCAGGTCGCCGCGGGACAGTGCCGGCTTGAGGATGTTCCCGGCGTCCAGCGACGAGTCGCCGCCCGCGCCCGCACCGGTGATCGTGTGCAGCTCATCGACGAAGAGGATCACGTCGCTCTTCGCGACCTCGGCGATCACCGTCGTGAGCCGCTCCTCGAAGTCGCCGCGGTAGCGGGCGCCGGCCACCATCCCGGCCAGGTCCAGCGCCACCAGCCGCTTCCCGGCGAGGGTCCGCGGCACGTCACCGGCGACGATGCGCTGGGCGATGCCTTCGACGATGGCGGTCTTTCCCACGCCGGGGTCCCCGATCAGGACGGGATTGTTCTTCGTACGCCGGGACAGCACCTCGATGGTCTGCTCCACCTCCTCGGCCCTCCCCACCACCGGGTCCAGCCGGCCGTTGCGGGCTTCCTCGGTGAGATCCCGGCCGTACTCGTCGAGGGCCGGCGTCGTGCTCGGCCGCTGCGGCGCCCGGCTCACCGGCAGCGCGTCCCGGTCCGGCCCGGCCAGCCGGCGCAGGATCTGCCCGGCCGGCGTCTCCGGGTTCGCCGCCAGCCCGAGCAGCAGGTGCTCCGGACCGATGTAGGTCGACCCCGCCTCCCGGGCCTGCCGGTGCGCGTCGAGCAGCGCCCGTTTCGCCGCCGGCGTCAGCGACGGCGCCTGCCCGCTCGCTGCCGAACCGTTCCTCACCCGCGTCACCAGCCGATCCGGGTCGACGCCGAGCCGGTGCAGCAACTGCCTGCTCGCCGGTAGCTGCGCCGCCGCCGAAAGCAGGTGCTCGGTGCTCAGATCCGGATCGCCGGCTTTGGCGGCCAGCTCGGCGGCGTGCTCGATCACGTCCCGCGCGTCACTCGTCAGCAGCCGCGTCAAATCCACCCGCTGAACCGGCCGCTCCGCCCCGAAGAACCGGCGGAAGGCGTCGTCGAAGGGTCCGGCGCCCAGTGCAGACATCGACATGGTGTTCCCTTTCGGTGGTTCCAGCCTCTCGAACTCCGAGGCTGCCCCGGCGACCACACACCGCCATCCGCCGGATGACTGCTGTCGGCAGCGTCACGACAGCAGGCGGATCAGCCACTCGACGAGCGCGCGGAGGACGCCGGAACAGGCTCCGGCCACTGCGGCGGCGCACCGACGGGCTGCTGGAGACGCTCGGGGACCACGCCGGCGCCGATCGGGTGCGCCGGTTCGGGCTGGCGGACGACGGGTCGCCGGCGGAGGACTGGATCAGCCGCTGATGAGGGTGGCGATGCGGGCCGCGTCGCCCCAGGAGAGGGTGACGCCTGCGCCTCCGTGGCCGTAGCAGGCGTAGACCGGCCGGTCGTGACCCTGCACCGCCTCGACGCGCACCGACGAGCGGGCCGGGCGCAGGCCCACGGCTCGGGAGAGGATCGGCTGGTTCTCCAGTTCCGGGACGAGGGCGCGGACGCGGCGCAGGATGGCGGCCTCGGTGTCCGGGTCCGGGGTCTCGTCCCAGGAGCCGGTGTCGCCGGTGCCGCCGCAGACCACGTCGTCGCGGCGGGGGACCACGTAGGTGAGGCCGTCCGGGTTGTCGTCGTCGGTGAGCCAGTCGGTGAGGCCCGGGTTGGCGAGGCGCACGACCTGGCCGCGGATCGGGTACACCTCGTCGTCGCCGAGCAGCTGCGCCGACCTGATCCCGGCGGCCACGACGATGGCGTCATCATCGATCTCAGCGAGCGATTCGACATCATAAATCCGGATTTGTACGTCGAGAGCCCGCACCGAAGCCGTCAACCACGACAAGTACACGCCCGTCTCGATCAACGGCACGGTGCAGCGCACGCCCGCTTCCGTCACCACATGATCGGGCACGGCCCGCGTCCAGGACAGATCCGCGTCGGGCCGGCGCACGTGAACCATCCCCGCCCGCATGTGCACGCCGGTGGCCGGATCCGCGGCCAGTTCCCGGAACCGCCGATAGGCGACGGCCGACGAATCGACGACGGCCGGTGACCGTTTCACATCGTGCGGGAACCAGATCGCCGCGGCTACCGACGACACGCTCTCGGCGGCCGGCCGTGCCGCCAGGATCCGCACCCGATGACCGGCGGAGGCCAGCTCATGGGCCACGCTCAGCCCGACGACACCGGCGCCGACGACAGTCACTCCGCTCATGCCGGCAAGACTAGGCCTTCCGTCTTCAGGCTCCGATCATGAGCGGCGGCAGGAGAGAGGATCTACGGCACGACGACCGCCGCGGCGGTCAGCTCGCTGATCGGCGGGCGTGCGCCTCGGCGAGGATGAGGTAGCAGGCGGCCGTCCACGTGTAGGCGCGGTCGCGCAGGCCCCGGCCGGTGACCGCGTCGAAGTTCTCGGCGAACCCGGACCGCTCGCACAACGCCCGGAAACGCGCGCTCACCTCGTCGGCGAGGGCGGTCTCCCCGGCCCGGCGCAGGCCGTCCTCGATCAACACGGTGGACGGCGCCCAGATCGGGCCGCGCCAGTAGCCGTCGGCCACGTAGTGCGGCGAGGCGACCGGTTCGGTGGCGAGCCCCTGGTCGGTGAGGTGCTCACGCAGCCCGGCGACGAGGTGGTCGCGCACCTCGGGCGGGAGCGTGTCGCCGAGCACCATCGGCATGAGCGCGAGAAGGCTGCTACTGGCCGAGGAAGGGGAGCCGGGTCGCAGGGCCACGAAGCGGCCGCCGTCCCACAGCCGGGCGAACAGGTTCTTCTCCAGTTCGGCGGCGGCCGTCTCCCAGTCGTGGTCGAGGCCCAGCTCGGCCGCGAGGACGGACAGTTCCCGCAGGTGCAGGACGAGGAACGCGGCGAGGTCGGCGGTCTGCAGCAGCCGGCCCGCGTCGAACGTGGTGGCGTTGTCCCAGCCGCTGTCGTTGCCGTGCTGGTAGTACGGCAGCGCGTCACCGGGAACCCGCCGGTGGTCGAGCCAGAACCGGGCCTGGGCGGCCATCCGGTCGTACGCCTCGGTGAGCCGGCCGGCGGGCAGCGGGCCGAGGCGTCGGCGCAGCAGCCCGAACGCCCAGCCGTGGATCGGCGGTTTCACGAAGTTGTAGAGGACCTCGGAGTGCGTCACCGAGTCGGGTAGCGCACCGGCCGGGTCCTGGTGGTCGAAGGGGAGCAGGAACTGGTCCCAGGCCAGCGCCGGCTCACCGGCGGCCAGCGCGATCGCGTTGAAGCAGTGATCCCAGCTCCACACCTTGTCCATCCAGTGCTTGGACATGAGGACGGCGGGCCGGGTGACGAAACCGCCCGGGGAGACGGTGGCCGACCAGATGACGTACGCCGCGAGCTCGGCGGCCGGCGTCTGCCCGCCGCGCCACGGTGCGACCGCGTCGACGAAGGAATCGAACGCGTCCCGTGCCGCCGACACCACCTCGGCGAACGGAACCGGGGAGGAGAACGGCGCCCGCGCCGCCGCGTACTCCTCGATGGCGATCTCCCAGGCCGGCCCGCCCGGCAGGTCGACGTGCCGATCCCCGGAGCCGAGCAGTTCGAGACCCCGGGCGACGGGGGAGCCGGTGAGCACGGTCAGCCGATATCGCCGGCCGGTCTCGTAGGAGGTGAAGACGAACGATCCGTCCGCCGGGTCCCGGTAGAGGTAGGTGCCACTGAACGGCGTGAGCGTCGACGCCGCGGCGGCCACCCGGATCCCCAGGCCGTCGCCGCGCAGCCGGATCGTGTCGGCGCTCTGGTAGACGAGATCGATCCGCCCGCCCGCCGCCTGCCAGGAGAGCACGGCCGGTGTCACGGTCACCCTCGCGTCGGCGACCACGAACCGCAGGACCGGATGCATGCCGGTCTGGTGGGAGACGAGATGCAGATCGTCGGCGTGAACGTTCTCGGCGATCACCGGAGAGATGCCGAACCACGACCCGCGACGGCTGAACGGAATGTCTCGGATATCGAATTCGGTCATCTTCCCGGCCTTTCTCGTGGCGCCGGGCTCGCACCCGGCGCCACCATGTTCTCAGGCCTTGCAGCCGTTCTTCTTCTGCCATGCCTTCACCGCGGCGACCGGGCTCTTCTTGCCGCCCTTGCGCCACGACGTGAGGTACTTCGCGGGCCAGATGACGCCCCGGCGGACCTTCCAGTCGCCGGCCTTCTTGCACGGCGGCGAGATGCCGTAGTGCACGTGGCAGACGCCGCTCGCGTTGCCGGTCTTGCCGACCGTGCCGAGCTTCTGGCCGGCCTTGACCTTGACGCCCTTCTTGATGCCCTTCGTGACGCTGCTCAGGTGCGAACCGTAGTAGCGGACGCCGTCGTCACCCTTGATGGAGACGAACTTGCCGCCGTTGTACGGGCCGTCCTTCATGCCCTTCTTGTACTTGTCGACCCGGCTCACCTCGAGCACGACGCCGCTGGTGGTGGCCACGAACGGCTTGCCGCAGGCGGCGAAGATGTCGGTGGCCGGGTACCCGGCGTGGGTCTTGTGAAACGAGACGTTCTTGGCCTTGACCGGGAAGACGTACTTGACCGTCTTCGCAGCCGAGACCGAAGAAGCCGTGACCTTGGCGGGAGCCGCCACCGCTTCACCGGCGCCGCCGGTGAGCGTGACGGCGACGACCGCCACCCCGATGAGGCACTTCTTGAATCGCATCGCGTCACCCTAGTGGTAAGACCAAACCTTCAGCTTTCCCACAGCGGCCAGGCGTTGACATCCGTGTGAAAGGCGACCGGGCGGGTACCCACTTGACCACGATCGACTACTGGAGGGAGCTGGGTGATATGACGTCATCCCCATCCACACGGACTCCAACCAGCACGCGGCAACCGCTCGCCGA comes from the Actinoplanes sp. OR16 genome and includes:
- a CDS encoding ATP-dependent Clp protease ATP-binding subunit, with the protein product MSMSALGAGPFDDAFRRFFGAERPVQRVDLTRLLTSDARDVIEHAAELAAKAGDPDLSTEHLLSAAAQLPASRQLLHRLGVDPDRLVTRVRNGSAASGQAPSLTPAAKRALLDAHRQAREAGSTYIGPEHLLLGLAANPETPAGQILRRLAGPDRDALPVSRAPQRPSTTPALDEYGRDLTEEARNGRLDPVVGRAEEVEQTIEVLSRRTKNNPVLIGDPGVGKTAIVEGIAQRIVAGDVPRTLAGKRLVALDLAGMVAGARYRGDFEERLTTVIAEVAKSDVILFVDELHTITGAGAGGDSSLDAGNILKPALSRGDLNVVGATTVGEYRTGIEKDPALERRFQPILVSEPDVEETVAILRGLRDRYEAHHQVRITEEALVAAAELSDRYITARFLPDKAIDLIDQAGARVRLRAHMPAPEAQRIEQLRRDRDSAVAAEDYDRAQRIKAALEIAENELAQAQDEKAGIVPEVTGIDIAEVVARRTGIPVSRVSQEEKDRLLQLEAHLHERVIGQDEAVGAVARAVRRARAGMSDPGRPDGSFLFLGPTGVGKTELARALAEALFGDQDRMIRFDMSEFQERHTVSRLVGAPPGYVGYEEAGQLTEAVRRKPYSVLLLDEIEKAHPDVFNTLLQLLDDGRLTDGQGRTVSFATTVVIMTSNLGADRILNATTRGLSIEDLREELMTLLGQSFRPEFLNRIDDIILFHGLDRTQLRQITLLLVEQSRARLHAQHVDLEFTDEAIDLLAGIGHQPQFGARPLRRTIQRLLDDELASQLLAGDISAGDTVYVTATDGHLAMTNSPA
- a CDS encoding amylo-alpha-1,6-glucosidase; this encodes MTEFDIRDIPFSRRGSWFGISPVIAENVHADDLHLVSHQTGMHPVLRFVVADARVTVTPAVLSWQAAGGRIDLVYQSADTIRLRGDGLGIRVAAAASTLTPFSGTYLYRDPADGSFVFTSYETGRRYRLTVLTGSPVARGLELLGSGDRHVDLPGGPAWEIAIEEYAAARAPFSSPVPFAEVVSAARDAFDSFVDAVAPWRGGQTPAAELAAYVIWSATVSPGGFVTRPAVLMSKHWMDKVWSWDHCFNAIALAAGEPALAWDQFLLPFDHQDPAGALPDSVTHSEVLYNFVKPPIHGWAFGLLRRRLGPLPAGRLTEAYDRMAAQARFWLDHRRVPGDALPYYQHGNDSGWDNATTFDAGRLLQTADLAAFLVLHLRELSVLAAELGLDHDWETAAAELEKNLFARLWDGGRFVALRPGSPSSASSSLLALMPMVLGDTLPPEVRDHLVAGLREHLTDQGLATEPVASPHYVADGYWRGPIWAPSTVLIEDGLRRAGETALADEVSARFRALCERSGFAENFDAVTGRGLRDRAYTWTAACYLILAEAHARRSAS
- a CDS encoding M23 family metallopeptidase, with product MRFKKCLIGVAVVAVTLTGGAGEAVAAPAKVTASSVSAAKTVKYVFPVKAKNVSFHKTHAGYPATDIFAACGKPFVATTSGVVLEVSRVDKYKKGMKDGPYNGGKFVSIKGDDGVRYYGSHLSSVTKGIKKGVKVKAGQKLGTVGKTGNASGVCHVHYGISPPCKKAGDWKVRRGVIWPAKYLTSWRKGGKKSPVAAVKAWQKKNGCKA
- a CDS encoding FAD-binding oxidoreductase; protein product: MSGVTVVGAGVVGLSVAHELASAGHRVRILAARPAAESVSSVAAAIWFPHDVKRSPAVVDSSAVAYRRFRELAADPATGVHMRAGMVHVRRPDADLSWTRAVPDHVVTEAGVRCTVPLIETGVYLSWLTASVRALDVQIRIYDVESLAEIDDDAIVVAAGIRSAQLLGDDEVYPIRGQVVRLANPGLTDWLTDDDNPDGLTYVVPRRDDVVCGGTGDTGSWDETPDPDTEAAILRRVRALVPELENQPILSRAVGLRPARSSVRVEAVQGHDRPVYACYGHGGAGVTLSWGDAARIATLISG